GTTTGGAGAAAAGGATGGGAAAGTTGTGGTGTCGTTTCTGAACACGGCAGACAACAAGACTTCTTCTATCGCGCTCAAATCCTATATCAATTTGTCTCTATCAGAGATAGTGTATAAGAAGGAGGGGGCAAATCCTTCTGAGATATTGGAGCAATTGTTTGTGAAGGTCAAACAAAAGTATGCTGATGCACAAGACTTGTTGGAACCATTGGATATCTCAATAACAGTGATCGATACAGAGACCAAGGAATTGACATTCAGCGGGTCAAATCAGAATATTTATTATTTTGACGAGAACGAAAAGCTAAAAATGCTCACAGGAGCAAGTGAAGCTTTTCATATCAAAGAGAATGCCTCTCCTAATTTGCAAAATGTGACTGCCAGTCAAGTGACGGATGCATATTTTATTTCTAAGAGCATGGTGAATCAAATCATTCCATCAAGTAATTCATCGACGGAAGGGGTGTCATTCCTGCAGTATATGCGAGGAATGAGAGGCAAGACCATGAAGGAGCAATCTGAAGATATCGCCAAACAACTCATAGGTGATCGATCAAAATGTATGATCGGTATTCATGTATGACAATATACCCACCTGTAAGGCGTAATTAGGGTATAAAGTCACCTGCTTGGTGACATAAATTTTAAAGAGTAATGATTCTTCGCTCAACCAGCTTAGTAGTGATTTTCATTTTTTCTTGTCTCTTCTGTCTCGCCCAAGGTCGTACTGATCAAGAGATAGAGGTAGGGGAAACAATGGAAGCCTATATCGTAGAAAATCACATTGAAGAAATTGAAGCTATGCTTCATAAGTTAGCTTCTTCCAAGCCCTTTATTGATCAATTTCTTCATGAAGAGAGTACTCATGATGTCAATGTGAGTTCGGTCAAAAGAAAGGATATAAAGATTGGAGAGGATATAGATGTGTCAGTGCACCATATCACGGAGCATCAGACATTTACACTTATTCTGGTACCAATCAGTATTTACAACTTGGCTATCTATGATACGTTGCTTTTTTCTGTGATAGAAGTGAGTGATGCTTGGATCGCACGCGAGTTTCCTTATGAGCATACGGAGATAGATTCAGTCAAGTCTGCATTACTTTCTATGAAAAACCATGAATTGCTGGCCCATCATTTGTATTCGCAGGCATTGCAGCAGAGTAATGTGGATATTGGAAAAGTAGACATTGACTTAACTGAGTCTTACATTTCTTCTAGTACGATACAAGAACATATATCACATTTGGAACGGGGAGAGAAAGATCAAGTGCGAAGCAGTTGGGGCTTGTTGAAAAAGGCCTTTACGCACGTGGTAGATCTCAATGTTGAATTCAATATTTACGTTTTCGGTTTCAATGATTTGGAAGTTGCCTGTCATAATAAGCGAGGAAATTATACCGTCAAGATTACACCATCCAATATATTTCAGAGGCACCACTTTGTGGAAAAGGATTAGCCTGCTATGATGTAGTTCAGTCCTTCTGAGTATCCTCGTTGGTCGAGAAATGACCGGATGTCGTCCCGACGCCCGCGATTGGTGACATAGCTGAGTATGAATGGTTGATCTTTTCGAGAGAGGGTTTCGTAATGCACACATTTTGCTCCGCTAACTTTTTTTCCTGCTTTGATGTCAATATAGCCTGATATAGCGATCCCATAATCAAGAAGCCATTTGCTTCGTTTTATTGCGAGTTTTCCTGCTCCCCATATCCAAACAGAGTTTATGTTTTGTCTCAAGAGATATTTGGCGAGATATTCGGTCTTGATTTGAAAAAAAGCATCGGCATGATAGCGCATATCAGTACGTGTCAAGCGATGTGAATGATCAACCCAATCCAACAATTTACGGTTGACTTTGGCTACTTTGCAGTCATAGTACATGGCTCGCAAGAACCACTCGTAATCCTCTGGAAAATTTCCGTCACGATGAAGGCCGACCAATTCGTAAGTAGTACGTGAGACCATGAGGGTAGGATTGACGAATGGGAGTTCGACAAATTGATTGAAAAGAAAGTCACGGTGACTTAGTATCTGGTTGCTCCATGCTACGAAATGCTCAAACGCACTAGAAGAGGTCTGACTCATGTACGCTACTTGGGTAGCGGAGATGTCTAGTTTAGGATCCGATCTGAATTGTTCTCTTTGAATCTGTATGCGTTCTGGGTGTGCAATGTCATCGGCATCCATGCGAGCAATATAGGCCCCTTTTGCTTTACTGATCCCTTGATTTGCTGCGTATACTACACCTTGTCGAGACTCA
The DNA window shown above is from Reichenbachiella sp. 5M10 and carries:
- a CDS encoding response regulator, translating into MELVLSRPQKKESVKKYSVLYVDDEPVNLRIFQHAFKRDYNVFTASNGFDALELLNVEKIDLIITDQQMPRMSGVDLLAKIVPKYPNIVRMIMTGFSDIGAIIRAVNEFGLDKYLVKPWDRDQLKVEFDKALDKKDKKEQEVSNDNMSDSVLRLNESILSLESDLTSLISDSFILYDRHVENSYSYWFGEKDGKVVVSFLNTADNKTSSIALKSYINLSLSEIVYKKEGANPSEILEQLFVKVKQKYADAQDLLEPLDISITVIDTETKELTFSGSNQNIYYFDENEKLKMLTGASEAFHIKENASPNLQNVTASQVTDAYFISKSMVNQIIPSSNSSTEGVSFLQYMRGMRGKTMKEQSEDIAKQLIGDRSKCMIGIHV
- a CDS encoding glycosyltransferase family 2 protein encodes the protein MVTVVLPYFNAEKTIEQAVQSIINQTYDKLEILLIDNNSTDLGPEICTKIAKSDNRIQLLNESRQGVVYAANQGISKAKGAYIARMDADDIAHPERIQIQREQFRSDPKLDISATQVAYMSQTSSSAFEHFVAWSNQILSHRDFLFNQFVELPFVNPTLMVSRTTYELVGLHRDGNFPEDYEWFLRAMYYDCKVAKVNRKLLDWVDHSHRLTRTDMRYHADAFFQIKTEYLAKYLLRQNINSVWIWGAGKLAIKRSKWLLDYGIAISGYIDIKAGKKVSGAKCVHYETLSRKDQPFILSYVTNRGRRDDIRSFLDQRGYSEGLNYIIAG